Proteins from a single region of Manis javanica isolate MJ-LG chromosome 5, MJ_LKY, whole genome shotgun sequence:
- the CTBP1 gene encoding C-terminal-binding protein 1 isoform X3, with amino-acid sequence MGSSHLLNKGLPLGVRPPIMNGPMHPRPLVALLDGRDCTVEMPILKDVATVAFCDAQSTQEIHEKVLNEAVGALMYHTITLTREDLEKFKALRIIVRIGSGFDNIDIKSAGDLGIAVCNVPAASVEETADSTMCHILSLYRRTTWLHQALREGTRVQSVEQIREVASGAARIRGETLGIIGLGRVGQAVALRAKAFGFSVLFYDPYLSDGTERALGLQRVSTLQDLLFHSDCVTLHCSLNEHNHHLINDFTVKQMRQGAFLVNTARGGLVDEKALAQALKEGRIRGAALDVHESEPFSFSQGPLKDAPNLLCTPHAAWYSEQASIEMREEAAREIRRAITGRIPDSLKNCVNKDHLTAATHWASMDPAVVHPELNGASYSRYPPGVVGVAPSGIPAAVEGIVPSAMSLSHGLPPVSHPPHAPSPGQTVKPEADRDHASDQL; translated from the exons ATGGGCAGCTCGCACTTGCTCAACAAGGGCCTGCCGCTCG GCGTCCGACCTCCGATCATGAATGGGCCCATGCACCCCCGGCCCCTAGTGGCGCTGCTTGATGGCCGGGACTGCACAGTGGAGATGCCCATCCTGAAGGACGTGGCCACGGTGGCCTTCTGTGACGCGCAGTCCACACAGGAGATCCACGAGAAG GTGCTGAACGAAGCCGTGGGTGCTCTCATGTACCACACCATCACGCTGACCAGGGAAGACCTGGAGAAGTTCAAGGCCCTGCGGATCATTGTCCGGATCGGCAGCGGCTTTGACAACATCGACATCAAGTCTGCGGGGGACCTAG GCATCGCTGTCTGCAACGTGCCGGCGGCGTCTGTGGAGGAAACGGCCGACTCCACCATGTGCCACATCCTCAGCCTGTATCGCAGGACCACCTGGCTGCACCAGGCACTGCGGGAAGGCACGCGGGTCCAGAGCGTCGAGCAGATCCGGGAAGTGGCTTCTGGAGCCGCCAGGATCCGAGGGGAGACCCTGGGCATCATTGGACTTG GTCGCGTGGGGCAGGCAGTGGCGCTGCGGGCCAAGGCCTTCGGCTTCAGCGTGCTGTTCTACGACCCCTACCTGTCGGACGGCACGGAGCGGGCACTGGGCCTGCAGCGGGTGAGCACCCTGCAGGACCTGCTCTTCCACAGCGACTGCGTTACGCTGCACTGCAGCCTCAACGAGCACAACCACCACCTCATCAACGACTTCACCGTCaagcag ATGAGACAAGGGGCTTTCCTGGTGAACACAGCCCGGGGCGGCCTGGTGGATGAGAAAGCGCTGGCCCAGGCCCTGAAGGAGGGGCGGATACGCGGTGCAGCCCTGGACGTGCACGAGTCGGAGCCCTTCAG TTTTAGCCAGGGACCCCTGAAGGATGCACCGAACCTGCTCTGCACCCCCCATGCAGCCTGGTACAGTGAGCAGGCGTCCATCGAGATGCGCGAGGAGGCAGCCCGGGAGATCCGGAGAGCCATCACAG GCCGGATCCCCGACAGCCTGAAAAACTGTGTCAACAAGGACCACCTGACAGCCGCCACCCACTGGGCCAGCATGGACCCAGCCGTTGTGCACCCCGAACTCAATGGGGCCTCCTACAG caGGTACCCTCCAGGCGTGGTGGGCGTGGCCCCCAGCGGCATCCCGGCTGCAGTGGAAGGCATTGTCCCCAGCGCCATGTCCCTGTCCCATGGCCTGCCCCCCGTGTCCCacccaccccatgccccttctcCTGGCCAAACCGTCAAGCCCGAGGCAGATAGAGACCATGCAAGCGACCAGTTGTAG
- the CTBP1 gene encoding C-terminal-binding protein 1 isoform X5 — MNGPMHPRPLVALLDGRDCTVEMPILKDVATVAFCDAQSTQEIHEKVLNEAVGALMYHTITLTREDLEKFKALRIIVRIGSGFDNIDIKSAGDLGIAVCNVPAASVEETADSTMCHILSLYRRTTWLHQALREGTRVQSVEQIREVASGAARIRGETLGIIGLGRVGQAVALRAKAFGFSVLFYDPYLSDGTERALGLQRVSTLQDLLFHSDCVTLHCSLNEHNHHLINDFTVKQMRQGAFLVNTARGGLVDEKALAQALKEGRIRGAALDVHESEPFSFSQGPLKDAPNLLCTPHAAWYSEQASIEMREEAAREIRRAITGRIPDSLKNCVNKDHLTAATHWASMDPAVVHPELNGASYSRYPPGVVGVAPSGIPAAVEGIVPSAMSLSHGLPPVSHPPHAPSPGQTVKPEADRDHASDQL, encoded by the exons ATGAATGGGCCCATGCACCCCCGGCCCCTAGTGGCGCTGCTTGATGGCCGGGACTGCACAGTGGAGATGCCCATCCTGAAGGACGTGGCCACGGTGGCCTTCTGTGACGCGCAGTCCACACAGGAGATCCACGAGAAG GTGCTGAACGAAGCCGTGGGTGCTCTCATGTACCACACCATCACGCTGACCAGGGAAGACCTGGAGAAGTTCAAGGCCCTGCGGATCATTGTCCGGATCGGCAGCGGCTTTGACAACATCGACATCAAGTCTGCGGGGGACCTAG GCATCGCTGTCTGCAACGTGCCGGCGGCGTCTGTGGAGGAAACGGCCGACTCCACCATGTGCCACATCCTCAGCCTGTATCGCAGGACCACCTGGCTGCACCAGGCACTGCGGGAAGGCACGCGGGTCCAGAGCGTCGAGCAGATCCGGGAAGTGGCTTCTGGAGCCGCCAGGATCCGAGGGGAGACCCTGGGCATCATTGGACTTG GTCGCGTGGGGCAGGCAGTGGCGCTGCGGGCCAAGGCCTTCGGCTTCAGCGTGCTGTTCTACGACCCCTACCTGTCGGACGGCACGGAGCGGGCACTGGGCCTGCAGCGGGTGAGCACCCTGCAGGACCTGCTCTTCCACAGCGACTGCGTTACGCTGCACTGCAGCCTCAACGAGCACAACCACCACCTCATCAACGACTTCACCGTCaagcag ATGAGACAAGGGGCTTTCCTGGTGAACACAGCCCGGGGCGGCCTGGTGGATGAGAAAGCGCTGGCCCAGGCCCTGAAGGAGGGGCGGATACGCGGTGCAGCCCTGGACGTGCACGAGTCGGAGCCCTTCAG TTTTAGCCAGGGACCCCTGAAGGATGCACCGAACCTGCTCTGCACCCCCCATGCAGCCTGGTACAGTGAGCAGGCGTCCATCGAGATGCGCGAGGAGGCAGCCCGGGAGATCCGGAGAGCCATCACAG GCCGGATCCCCGACAGCCTGAAAAACTGTGTCAACAAGGACCACCTGACAGCCGCCACCCACTGGGCCAGCATGGACCCAGCCGTTGTGCACCCCGAACTCAATGGGGCCTCCTACAG caGGTACCCTCCAGGCGTGGTGGGCGTGGCCCCCAGCGGCATCCCGGCTGCAGTGGAAGGCATTGTCCCCAGCGCCATGTCCCTGTCCCATGGCCTGCCCCCCGTGTCCCacccaccccatgccccttctcCTGGCCAAACCGTCAAGCCCGAGGCAGATAGAGACCATGCAAGCGACCAGTTGTAG
- the CTBP1 gene encoding C-terminal-binding protein 1 isoform X4: MSGVRPPIMNGPMHPRPLVALLDGRDCTVEMPILKDVATVAFCDAQSTQEIHEKVLNEAVGALMYHTITLTREDLEKFKALRIIVRIGSGFDNIDIKSAGDLGIAVCNVPAASVEETADSTMCHILSLYRRTTWLHQALREGTRVQSVEQIREVASGAARIRGETLGIIGLGRVGQAVALRAKAFGFSVLFYDPYLSDGTERALGLQRVSTLQDLLFHSDCVTLHCSLNEHNHHLINDFTVKQMRQGAFLVNTARGGLVDEKALAQALKEGRIRGAALDVHESEPFSFSQGPLKDAPNLLCTPHAAWYSEQASIEMREEAAREIRRAITGRIPDSLKNCVNKDHLTAATHWASMDPAVVHPELNGASYSRYPPGVVGVAPSGIPAAVEGIVPSAMSLSHGLPPVSHPPHAPSPGQTVKPEADRDHASDQL; encoded by the exons ATGTCAG GCGTCCGACCTCCGATCATGAATGGGCCCATGCACCCCCGGCCCCTAGTGGCGCTGCTTGATGGCCGGGACTGCACAGTGGAGATGCCCATCCTGAAGGACGTGGCCACGGTGGCCTTCTGTGACGCGCAGTCCACACAGGAGATCCACGAGAAG GTGCTGAACGAAGCCGTGGGTGCTCTCATGTACCACACCATCACGCTGACCAGGGAAGACCTGGAGAAGTTCAAGGCCCTGCGGATCATTGTCCGGATCGGCAGCGGCTTTGACAACATCGACATCAAGTCTGCGGGGGACCTAG GCATCGCTGTCTGCAACGTGCCGGCGGCGTCTGTGGAGGAAACGGCCGACTCCACCATGTGCCACATCCTCAGCCTGTATCGCAGGACCACCTGGCTGCACCAGGCACTGCGGGAAGGCACGCGGGTCCAGAGCGTCGAGCAGATCCGGGAAGTGGCTTCTGGAGCCGCCAGGATCCGAGGGGAGACCCTGGGCATCATTGGACTTG GTCGCGTGGGGCAGGCAGTGGCGCTGCGGGCCAAGGCCTTCGGCTTCAGCGTGCTGTTCTACGACCCCTACCTGTCGGACGGCACGGAGCGGGCACTGGGCCTGCAGCGGGTGAGCACCCTGCAGGACCTGCTCTTCCACAGCGACTGCGTTACGCTGCACTGCAGCCTCAACGAGCACAACCACCACCTCATCAACGACTTCACCGTCaagcag ATGAGACAAGGGGCTTTCCTGGTGAACACAGCCCGGGGCGGCCTGGTGGATGAGAAAGCGCTGGCCCAGGCCCTGAAGGAGGGGCGGATACGCGGTGCAGCCCTGGACGTGCACGAGTCGGAGCCCTTCAG TTTTAGCCAGGGACCCCTGAAGGATGCACCGAACCTGCTCTGCACCCCCCATGCAGCCTGGTACAGTGAGCAGGCGTCCATCGAGATGCGCGAGGAGGCAGCCCGGGAGATCCGGAGAGCCATCACAG GCCGGATCCCCGACAGCCTGAAAAACTGTGTCAACAAGGACCACCTGACAGCCGCCACCCACTGGGCCAGCATGGACCCAGCCGTTGTGCACCCCGAACTCAATGGGGCCTCCTACAG caGGTACCCTCCAGGCGTGGTGGGCGTGGCCCCCAGCGGCATCCCGGCTGCAGTGGAAGGCATTGTCCCCAGCGCCATGTCCCTGTCCCATGGCCTGCCCCCCGTGTCCCacccaccccatgccccttctcCTGGCCAAACCGTCAAGCCCGAGGCAGATAGAGACCATGCAAGCGACCAGTTGTAG
- the CTBP1 gene encoding C-terminal-binding protein 1 isoform X2, whose protein sequence is MFYPSLPLTAPALSDLQRQSGEDSALGQSLELHGPCPPPPWAAPGSPRVSETSCPVGDGDGQHHVHSGVSELQQTPGVRPPIMNGPMHPRPLVALLDGRDCTVEMPILKDVATVAFCDAQSTQEIHEKVLNEAVGALMYHTITLTREDLEKFKALRIIVRIGSGFDNIDIKSAGDLGIAVCNVPAASVEETADSTMCHILSLYRRTTWLHQALREGTRVQSVEQIREVASGAARIRGETLGIIGLGRVGQAVALRAKAFGFSVLFYDPYLSDGTERALGLQRVSTLQDLLFHSDCVTLHCSLNEHNHHLINDFTVKQMRQGAFLVNTARGGLVDEKALAQALKEGRIRGAALDVHESEPFSFSQGPLKDAPNLLCTPHAAWYSEQASIEMREEAAREIRRAITGRIPDSLKNCVNKDHLTAATHWASMDPAVVHPELNGASYRYPPGVVGVAPSGIPAAVEGIVPSAMSLSHGLPPVSHPPHAPSPGQTVKPEADRDHASDQL, encoded by the exons ATGTTTTACCCGTCCCTGCCTCTCACTGCCCCTGCCCTTTCAGATCTACAA CGTCAAAGTGGTGAAGACTCTGCTCTGGGACAGAGCTTGGAGCTGCATGGCCCCTGCCCCCCGCCTCCGTGGGCCGCCCCGGGGTCTCCACGGGTCTCTGAGACCTCGTGCCCAGTCGGGGACGGTGATGGCCAACACCATGTCCATTCTGGCGTCAGTGAGCTGCAGCAAACCCCAG GCGTCCGACCTCCGATCATGAATGGGCCCATGCACCCCCGGCCCCTAGTGGCGCTGCTTGATGGCCGGGACTGCACAGTGGAGATGCCCATCCTGAAGGACGTGGCCACGGTGGCCTTCTGTGACGCGCAGTCCACACAGGAGATCCACGAGAAG GTGCTGAACGAAGCCGTGGGTGCTCTCATGTACCACACCATCACGCTGACCAGGGAAGACCTGGAGAAGTTCAAGGCCCTGCGGATCATTGTCCGGATCGGCAGCGGCTTTGACAACATCGACATCAAGTCTGCGGGGGACCTAG GCATCGCTGTCTGCAACGTGCCGGCGGCGTCTGTGGAGGAAACGGCCGACTCCACCATGTGCCACATCCTCAGCCTGTATCGCAGGACCACCTGGCTGCACCAGGCACTGCGGGAAGGCACGCGGGTCCAGAGCGTCGAGCAGATCCGGGAAGTGGCTTCTGGAGCCGCCAGGATCCGAGGGGAGACCCTGGGCATCATTGGACTTG GTCGCGTGGGGCAGGCAGTGGCGCTGCGGGCCAAGGCCTTCGGCTTCAGCGTGCTGTTCTACGACCCCTACCTGTCGGACGGCACGGAGCGGGCACTGGGCCTGCAGCGGGTGAGCACCCTGCAGGACCTGCTCTTCCACAGCGACTGCGTTACGCTGCACTGCAGCCTCAACGAGCACAACCACCACCTCATCAACGACTTCACCGTCaagcag ATGAGACAAGGGGCTTTCCTGGTGAACACAGCCCGGGGCGGCCTGGTGGATGAGAAAGCGCTGGCCCAGGCCCTGAAGGAGGGGCGGATACGCGGTGCAGCCCTGGACGTGCACGAGTCGGAGCCCTTCAG TTTTAGCCAGGGACCCCTGAAGGATGCACCGAACCTGCTCTGCACCCCCCATGCAGCCTGGTACAGTGAGCAGGCGTCCATCGAGATGCGCGAGGAGGCAGCCCGGGAGATCCGGAGAGCCATCACAG GCCGGATCCCCGACAGCCTGAAAAACTGTGTCAACAAGGACCACCTGACAGCCGCCACCCACTGGGCCAGCATGGACCCAGCCGTTGTGCACCCCGAACTCAATGGGGCCTCCTACAG GTACCCTCCAGGCGTGGTGGGCGTGGCCCCCAGCGGCATCCCGGCTGCAGTGGAAGGCATTGTCCCCAGCGCCATGTCCCTGTCCCATGGCCTGCCCCCCGTGTCCCacccaccccatgccccttctcCTGGCCAAACCGTCAAGCCCGAGGCAGATAGAGACCATGCAAGCGACCAGTTGTAG
- the CTBP1 gene encoding C-terminal-binding protein 1 isoform X1 produces the protein MFYPSLPLTAPALSDLQRQSGEDSALGQSLELHGPCPPPPWAAPGSPRVSETSCPVGDGDGQHHVHSGVSELQQTPGVRPPIMNGPMHPRPLVALLDGRDCTVEMPILKDVATVAFCDAQSTQEIHEKVLNEAVGALMYHTITLTREDLEKFKALRIIVRIGSGFDNIDIKSAGDLGIAVCNVPAASVEETADSTMCHILSLYRRTTWLHQALREGTRVQSVEQIREVASGAARIRGETLGIIGLGRVGQAVALRAKAFGFSVLFYDPYLSDGTERALGLQRVSTLQDLLFHSDCVTLHCSLNEHNHHLINDFTVKQMRQGAFLVNTARGGLVDEKALAQALKEGRIRGAALDVHESEPFSFSQGPLKDAPNLLCTPHAAWYSEQASIEMREEAAREIRRAITGRIPDSLKNCVNKDHLTAATHWASMDPAVVHPELNGASYSRYPPGVVGVAPSGIPAAVEGIVPSAMSLSHGLPPVSHPPHAPSPGQTVKPEADRDHASDQL, from the exons ATGTTTTACCCGTCCCTGCCTCTCACTGCCCCTGCCCTTTCAGATCTACAA CGTCAAAGTGGTGAAGACTCTGCTCTGGGACAGAGCTTGGAGCTGCATGGCCCCTGCCCCCCGCCTCCGTGGGCCGCCCCGGGGTCTCCACGGGTCTCTGAGACCTCGTGCCCAGTCGGGGACGGTGATGGCCAACACCATGTCCATTCTGGCGTCAGTGAGCTGCAGCAAACCCCAG GCGTCCGACCTCCGATCATGAATGGGCCCATGCACCCCCGGCCCCTAGTGGCGCTGCTTGATGGCCGGGACTGCACAGTGGAGATGCCCATCCTGAAGGACGTGGCCACGGTGGCCTTCTGTGACGCGCAGTCCACACAGGAGATCCACGAGAAG GTGCTGAACGAAGCCGTGGGTGCTCTCATGTACCACACCATCACGCTGACCAGGGAAGACCTGGAGAAGTTCAAGGCCCTGCGGATCATTGTCCGGATCGGCAGCGGCTTTGACAACATCGACATCAAGTCTGCGGGGGACCTAG GCATCGCTGTCTGCAACGTGCCGGCGGCGTCTGTGGAGGAAACGGCCGACTCCACCATGTGCCACATCCTCAGCCTGTATCGCAGGACCACCTGGCTGCACCAGGCACTGCGGGAAGGCACGCGGGTCCAGAGCGTCGAGCAGATCCGGGAAGTGGCTTCTGGAGCCGCCAGGATCCGAGGGGAGACCCTGGGCATCATTGGACTTG GTCGCGTGGGGCAGGCAGTGGCGCTGCGGGCCAAGGCCTTCGGCTTCAGCGTGCTGTTCTACGACCCCTACCTGTCGGACGGCACGGAGCGGGCACTGGGCCTGCAGCGGGTGAGCACCCTGCAGGACCTGCTCTTCCACAGCGACTGCGTTACGCTGCACTGCAGCCTCAACGAGCACAACCACCACCTCATCAACGACTTCACCGTCaagcag ATGAGACAAGGGGCTTTCCTGGTGAACACAGCCCGGGGCGGCCTGGTGGATGAGAAAGCGCTGGCCCAGGCCCTGAAGGAGGGGCGGATACGCGGTGCAGCCCTGGACGTGCACGAGTCGGAGCCCTTCAG TTTTAGCCAGGGACCCCTGAAGGATGCACCGAACCTGCTCTGCACCCCCCATGCAGCCTGGTACAGTGAGCAGGCGTCCATCGAGATGCGCGAGGAGGCAGCCCGGGAGATCCGGAGAGCCATCACAG GCCGGATCCCCGACAGCCTGAAAAACTGTGTCAACAAGGACCACCTGACAGCCGCCACCCACTGGGCCAGCATGGACCCAGCCGTTGTGCACCCCGAACTCAATGGGGCCTCCTACAG caGGTACCCTCCAGGCGTGGTGGGCGTGGCCCCCAGCGGCATCCCGGCTGCAGTGGAAGGCATTGTCCCCAGCGCCATGTCCCTGTCCCATGGCCTGCCCCCCGTGTCCCacccaccccatgccccttctcCTGGCCAAACCGTCAAGCCCGAGGCAGATAGAGACCATGCAAGCGACCAGTTGTAG